The Marinitoga hydrogenitolerans DSM 16785 genome includes a window with the following:
- a CDS encoding transposase yields YEYLKEIYEAVKEFKKVLFSKSTEKLHNWIKKYEKSSIQGIQSFIHGIKRDIVAVENAIKYEYSNGLAEGKINKIKLIKRMMYGRCKFETLKNKILLIEHN; encoded by the coding sequence TATGAATATCTAAAAGAAATATATGAAGCAGTAAAAGAATTCAAAAAAGTGCTATTTTCCAAAAGCACAGAAAAATTACATAATTGGATAAAAAAATATGAAAAAAGTTCTATTCAAGGGATACAGAGTTTCATACATGGAATAAAACGAGACATAGTAGCAGTAGAAAACGCAATAAAATATGAATATAGTAATGGCTTAGCAGAGGGAAAAATAAACAAAATAAAATTAATAAAAAGAATGATGTATGGAAGATGTAAATTTGAAACATTAAAAAATAAAATTCTGTTGATTGAACATAATTAA